In Thermoanaerobaculales bacterium, one DNA window encodes the following:
- the phoU gene encoding phosphate signaling complex protein PhoU, protein MTTHLEAMLQQDLERIRLKVVEMGDLAERAIRASIRSVLERDRQLAFAVIMRDQFIDQAEKELDRLCLQFLVRYQPAASLLRFAYATIKVNLELERVGDYAESIARQALKLAEVDAPLPLDRLQQVVDLAVPMLHDAIQAFVGQDAELARKTIESDEAVDLLRDQLTKDLTSAYKEGRLPFEALNPLVMVARRLERVSDQARNIGMETLYMCTGEIAKHPGSDVFQVLFVDEHNACRSVIAEMIGTALREPGFVFSSAGLIPAPVAEPTVRFMASRGFDVSRFVPRAVTSVANIDHEDVIVLLAPEARRAFPRRPRHTVMLDWPVDDPNAVVGDEATVAAAYDRAYSFLEEQILDLVSAIRDAKEG, encoded by the coding sequence ATGACGACTCACCTGGAGGCGATGCTGCAGCAGGACCTCGAGCGGATTCGCCTCAAGGTCGTCGAGATGGGCGACCTGGCCGAGCGGGCGATCCGCGCCAGCATACGGTCGGTGCTCGAGCGGGACCGCCAGCTCGCGTTCGCGGTGATCATGCGCGACCAGTTCATCGACCAGGCCGAGAAGGAGCTCGACAGGCTCTGCCTGCAGTTCCTGGTCCGCTACCAGCCGGCCGCGAGCCTGCTCCGCTTCGCCTACGCGACGATCAAGGTCAACCTCGAGCTCGAGCGGGTCGGCGACTACGCCGAGAGCATCGCCCGCCAGGCACTGAAGCTGGCCGAGGTCGACGCTCCCCTGCCGCTGGACCGGCTCCAGCAGGTGGTCGACCTCGCCGTGCCGATGCTGCACGACGCCATCCAGGCCTTCGTCGGCCAGGACGCCGAGCTCGCCCGCAAGACGATCGAGTCCGACGAGGCGGTCGACCTGCTCCGCGACCAGCTGACCAAGGACCTGACCTCGGCCTACAAGGAGGGCCGGCTGCCCTTCGAGGCCCTCAACCCGCTGGTCATGGTGGCGCGCCGCCTCGAGCGGGTCTCCGATCAGGCCCGCAACATCGGGATGGAGACGCTCTACATGTGCACCGGGGAGATCGCCAAGCACCCGGGTTCGGACGTCTTCCAGGTGCTCTTCGTCGACGAGCACAACGCGTGCCGCAGCGTGATCGCCGAGATGATCGGCACCGCGCTCAGGGAGCCGGGCTTCGTGTTCTCGAGCGCAGGGCTGATCCCGGCGCCCGTCGCCGAGCCGACGGTCCGCTTCATGGCCTCGCGTGGCTTCGACGTCAGCCGCTTCGTGCCGAGGGCCGTGACCAGCGTCGCCAACATCGACCACGAGGACGTCATCGTGCTGCTCGCGCCGGAGGCCCGGCGGGCCTTCCCGCGCCGTCCCCGCCACACCGTGATGCTGGACTGGCCGGTCGACGATCCGAACGCCGTCGTGGGTGACGAGGCGACGGTCGCCGCCGCCTACGACCGGGCGTACTCGTTCCTCGAGGAGCAGATCCTCGATCTGGTCTCCGCGATCCGCGACGCCAAGGAGGGCTGA
- a CDS encoding phosphate ABC transporter substrate-binding protein, translating to MSAAPTAVLLVAAALLPTACGKSRSGKATTIQVRGSDTMVNVAQAWAEEYTNVAPTVGVEVSGGGSGVGIAALERGTIDIANASRNMKPEEAEQARKNTGKEPREFIVGYDALAVFVHRDNPISEINFEQLADIFAEDGTAVRWSDLGVEIPGVSDDTIVRISRQSSSGTYEFFRERVLGKKDFKLGSRDMNGSKEVVELIGSARTAIGYSGMGYATDTVKILKIARAAGEPAYEPTVENTVLKAYPLARSLQMYTLGEPQGAVKDYIDWILSPAGQRILEDNGYVPVIAGGDGA from the coding sequence ATGTCCGCGGCGCCGACGGCCGTGCTGCTGGTGGCGGCCGCGCTGCTGCCGACCGCCTGCGGAAAGAGCCGCAGCGGCAAGGCCACGACGATCCAGGTCCGCGGCTCGGACACGATGGTGAACGTCGCCCAGGCATGGGCCGAGGAGTACACCAACGTCGCGCCCACGGTCGGGGTGGAGGTCTCGGGCGGCGGCTCGGGGGTGGGCATCGCGGCGCTCGAGCGCGGCACCATCGACATCGCCAACGCCAGCCGCAACATGAAGCCCGAGGAGGCCGAGCAGGCCAGGAAGAACACCGGCAAGGAGCCGCGCGAGTTCATCGTCGGCTATGACGCGCTCGCCGTCTTCGTGCACAGGGACAACCCGATCAGCGAGATCAACTTCGAGCAGCTGGCCGACATCTTCGCCGAGGACGGCACGGCGGTGAGGTGGTCGGACCTCGGCGTCGAGATCCCGGGGGTGAGCGACGACACCATCGTCAGGATCTCCCGCCAGTCGAGCTCGGGGACCTACGAGTTCTTCCGCGAGCGGGTTCTCGGCAAGAAGGACTTCAAGCTCGGCTCGCGCGACATGAACGGCTCCAAGGAGGTCGTCGAGCTGATCGGCAGCGCCAGGACCGCGATCGGGTACAGCGGCATGGGGTACGCGACGGACACGGTCAAGATCCTCAAGATCGCCCGTGCCGCCGGCGAGCCGGCCTACGAGCCGACCGTCGAGAACACGGTGCTCAAGGCCTACCCGCTGGCCCGCTCGCTCCAGATGTACACGCTCGGCGAGCCGCAGGGCGCGGTCAAGGACTACATCGACTGGATCCTCTCGCCGGCCGGCCAGCGGATCCTCGAGGACAACGGCTACGTGCCGGTGATCGCCGGCGGGGACGGCGCGTGA